The DNA region CTGCAGGAGATGGAGAACGAGCGCACCAGCCTGGTCGTCATCTTCGCCGGCTACCCCGACCGGATGGACACCTTCTTCTCCGCCAACCCCGGTCTGTCCTCCCGGGTCGCCCACCACATCGAATTCCCCGACTACACCCACGACGAACTCCTGGCCATCGCCGAACTCATGGTGCGCCAGGAGAATTTCCGCTTCGATCCCGAAGCGGCACAGGCGTTCTCCCGCTATCTCCGGCTGCGCATGACCCGCCCCCGCTTCGCCAATGCCCGCAGTGTGCGCAATGCCCTCGACCGCTGCCGGCTGCGCCAGGCCAAACGCCTGGTCGAACTGCACCGGCCGGTCGGCCGCACGGATCTGATCACCCTGACCGACACCGATGTCCTCGGCAGCAGTGTGTTCACGGACGCCCCCGCCGACGAGGGGACTTCTCCATGACGAAATGAGAGCGATTGTGCCCGAAGGATTGAAGACCCTCACCCGCTACACCATCGAGTCCGAGCATCGCCAGCCCGGCGCGTCCGGAGAGTTCTCGGCGCTGCTCAACGTGCTCGCCACCGCCACCAAAATCATTGCGAACCAGGTCACCCGGGGAGCCATCGTCGGCTCGCTGGGTGCCACCGATGCCGGAAATCTGCCGGTGACGGTGCACCGGCGGATGGATGCCATCGCCAACGACATCATGGTGGCCGAGAGTCAGTGGACCGGGCCGCTGTCGGCGCTGATGTCGGAGCAGATGCGTGACCCGCACCCGGTGCCCAGCGAATACCGGCGCGGCAAGTATCTGCTGGTCTTCGATCCGCTGGACGGCTCGAGCAATATCGATGTGAACCTGCCGGTGGGCACGATATTCAGTGTGCTGCGGGCCCCCGAGGACGGGCGCGAGCCCACCCGCGCGGACTTCCTGCAGCCGGGCGTGCAGCAGGTGTGCGCCGGGTTCACGCTGTACGGGCCCGCGACCATGCTGGTGCTGACCACCGGCAGCGGCGTGGACGGATTCACCCTCGACCGCGAGGTGGGCGCGTTCGTGCTCACCCATCCGCGCATGCGGATCCCCGACGACACCTCCGGATTCGCGATCAACGCCGCCAACGAGCGGTTCTGGGAACGGCCCGTGCGCCGCTACGTCCACGAATGCCTCGAAGGGCTGGACGGGCCGCGCGGGCGCGACTTCAATATGCGCTGGGTCGCCTCGCTGGTCGCCGACACCTTCCACATCCTCACCCGCGGCGGGCTCTACATGTACCCGCGCGACACCCGCAATCCCGAACGGCCGGGCCGCGTTTCGCTGCTGTACGGGGCCAATCCGATCGCCTTCGTGGTCGAGCAGGCCGGCGGCGCCGCCTCCACCGGGCACGAGCGGGTGCTGGAGGTGCGGCCCGAGGAGCTGCATCAGCGGGTGCCGTTCATCTTCGGATCCCGCAACGAGGTCGAGCGGATCGAGCGCTATCACCGCGAGCCGGAGGAGGGGCCGAGTTTCGACGCCTCGCTCTTCGGCTCCCGCTCGCTGTTCCGCGCGGCCCGTCATTGAACGGCCGGACGCCCGAAACCCGCTGTCCGGCAATCGAGGAGGTGCCATGTCGGTCAAACATCCCGTGGTCGCGATCACCGGGTCGTCCGGTGCGGGGACGACCAGCGTCACGCGAACCTTCCAGGAGATATTCCGCCGCGAGGGAATCAACGCGGCCATCGTGGAGGGGGATTCGTTCCATCGCTTCGACCGCAACGAGATGAAACTGGCCATGGCCGAGGCCGAACAGCAGCGCAACCTGACCTTCTCGCACTTCGGGCCCGAGGCGAACCTGCTCACCGAACTCGAGACGCTGTTCCGCGATTACGGGGAGACCGGGGTGGGGGCGGTGCGGCGCTACCTGCACGACGACGAGGAGGCCAAACCCTTCGGGCAGCCGCCGGGCACCTTCACGCCGTGGACGGAGCTGCCACCGGGCAGCGACCTGCTGTTCTACGAGGGCCTGCACGGGGCCGCGGTCGGCGAGGACATCGACGTCGGCCGGTACGCCGACCTGCTGGTGGGCGTGGTGCCGATCATCAATCTGGAGTGGATTCAGAAGGTGCACCGCGACAAGACCGAACGCGGCTACTCCAGCGAGGCCATCATCGACACCATCCTGCGGCGCATGCCCGACTACGTGAAGCACATCTGCCCGCAGTTCTCGCGGACCTACGTGAACTTCCAGCGGGTGCCCACGGTCGACACCTCGAATCCCTTCACCGCCCGCACCATTCCGACCGCGGACGAGAGTTTCGTGGTGATCCGCTTCGCCGACCCGAAGGTGATCGACTTCCCGTATCTGCTGTCCATGCTGCACGATTCGTTCATGTCGCGGCCCAACAGCATCGTGGTGCCGGGCGGCAAGATGGATCTGGCGATGCAGCTCATCTTCACGCCGTTGATCCTGCGACTGATGGACAAACGGCCCAAGCGGCTGCGCTGAAACAACCGGCCCGGCAACGAGAATGGCGGCCGCCCCGCACGGGGGCGACCGCCATTCTCGTGGTTGCAGGGTTATAGGTTGGCGGCGAGGCGCTTGGCGGTGCTCTTGACCTGGAATGCCGAGATGACCTCGAAGATGCCGATCACGATCAGCCAGCAGCCGACCACGACCACCAGGGTGGTGATCGAGCGGAACGGCTCCACGATCAGCAGACCACCACCGACGATGAGCAGGATGCCGAACAGGATCTGCCAGCCCCGGCCCGGAAGCGCGGAGTCGGACACCGCGGCCACCAGCACCGCGGTGCCGCGGAAGATCCAGGTGATGCCGATCCACAACGCCAGCAGGCCGATCGCCTGGAACTCGTTGCGGAAGCAGAAGAAGCCCAGGATGAACGACAGGATCGCGGTGATGAACGACAGCACCCGCATCCAGGTGCTGACGTGCAGACCGAACGCCGCGATGAGCTGGAAGACGCCGGATACGAGCAGGTAGATACCGAACAGGACACCGGCGACCACCAGGGTCGGTCCGGGCCACACCAGGATCAGGATGCCCAGCACCACCGAGAGAATGCCGGTGACCAGGATCGACTGCCACGCGCTGCGGGCCAGTGCTTGAACCGGCCCTTCGAAAACTCCCTCTTTGCTGGTTGTCATGTTTTGCAGGATATGACCAGTTCGCGCCGTTTGCGGTTAATTTGCCATGTGTTGCGTGGCTGTGACCTGGCTCAGTCCCCGTCGGTGGCCCGGCGGACCGTGCGGCGCACCCAGCGAATGTCGGCCCGCCAGGTGTACGCGGCCACCAGCGCCGAGCCCACGACGGCGGCATTGAGCATGTAGGCGCCGTTCACCA from Nocardia tengchongensis includes:
- a CDS encoding HdeD family acid-resistance protein; this encodes MTTSKEGVFEGPVQALARSAWQSILVTGILSVVLGILILVWPGPTLVVAGVLFGIYLLVSGVFQLIAAFGLHVSTWMRVLSFITAILSFILGFFCFRNEFQAIGLLALWIGITWIFRGTAVLVAAVSDSALPGRGWQILFGILLIVGGGLLIVEPFRSITTLVVVVGCWLIVIGIFEVISAFQVKSTAKRLAANL
- a CDS encoding class 1 fructose-bisphosphatase, with the protein product MRAIVPEGLKTLTRYTIESEHRQPGASGEFSALLNVLATATKIIANQVTRGAIVGSLGATDAGNLPVTVHRRMDAIANDIMVAESQWTGPLSALMSEQMRDPHPVPSEYRRGKYLLVFDPLDGSSNIDVNLPVGTIFSVLRAPEDGREPTRADFLQPGVQQVCAGFTLYGPATMLVLTTGSGVDGFTLDREVGAFVLTHPRMRIPDDTSGFAINAANERFWERPVRRYVHECLEGLDGPRGRDFNMRWVASLVADTFHILTRGGLYMYPRDTRNPERPGRVSLLYGANPIAFVVEQAGGAASTGHERVLEVRPEELHQRVPFIFGSRNEVERIERYHREPEEGPSFDASLFGSRSLFRAARH
- a CDS encoding AAA family ATPase, yielding MGLANVKRRVREIAALLLIDRARQRFGLQATRPTMHMSFTGGPGTGKTTVALRMAEMLYALGYIRKPKVHTVTRDDLVGQFIGHTAPKTKEALAKAAGGVLFIDEAYYLFRPENERDYGQEVIEILLQEMENERTSLVVIFAGYPDRMDTFFSANPGLSSRVAHHIEFPDYTHDELLAIAELMVRQENFRFDPEAAQAFSRYLRLRMTRPRFANARSVRNALDRCRLRQAKRLVELHRPVGRTDLITLTDTDVLGSSVFTDAPADEGTSP
- a CDS encoding phosphoribulokinase, whose translation is MSVKHPVVAITGSSGAGTTSVTRTFQEIFRREGINAAIVEGDSFHRFDRNEMKLAMAEAEQQRNLTFSHFGPEANLLTELETLFRDYGETGVGAVRRYLHDDEEAKPFGQPPGTFTPWTELPPGSDLLFYEGLHGAAVGEDIDVGRYADLLVGVVPIINLEWIQKVHRDKTERGYSSEAIIDTILRRMPDYVKHICPQFSRTYVNFQRVPTVDTSNPFTARTIPTADESFVVIRFADPKVIDFPYLLSMLHDSFMSRPNSIVVPGGKMDLAMQLIFTPLILRLMDKRPKRLR